The genome window GCAATTTCAAATGAAGAACTTCATGTTTTGAGTATCACAACGATCTATTTTTTTACATTCTTTACCCATAAAGTACTAAACTTAGTGGCAGTATCTTCCAAGTAATTATGGTAAACAGATGCAGTACAGGTTAAGTACACAAAAGGatgcaacctccgcgcagagattagACTGCAACCCGCATAGTTGGATCAAATCcttgccttcataaccaaccacgtgatgatagccttgCTACAATAATTtaaccgttgttatttttactcttttttttttaaattaaggtaTTTTAATTTTTACCATTAACCTAATCTtatacacatttttcaaaatataacagaAAAGGATACTTCTTTTCATAGAACAATGCATACAAAACTAAAAttaatcctaccaaatctggcaGGATTTTCTTGTGATATTGTTTGTGAGAgcaaagaacgacaactctgcgtggagattgaataAAATGTTCCAAAAGGGCTTGTATAATCTTTTGATAATTGGGAGTCTTAACATCCCGACTTGTGATtcaaccctttgccacttagacaCGTTTTaaacgcatgtgtagtccctttgtaaagtaaaatttaattaaaactcTTTCTAAcaagatccaagttttaaaggtttcagttccaacccttagatactgatgtttttttactgtttgcacatagccatgtttACTTTgcctcttagtgggaaagggttaagaagttTATGCTGATTGTATTTGGAAGTTTTGACAGTATCCTATACACATGTTCAGCATAACAGCATTGAGATGAAGAGTAAATCAAAACTCATTAAATGTCAGTACTTGAATAACGTGTTACGTACAGCATCATTCAACGAAGCTTATAACAATATCGTCTGGATTTTTTTTGACATGATTGAACTCTCATGGCTTCAAGTCATGAAACTACCTTTATTACAATTTTGGAAGTCCTGTGACAAACTAGGAGAAAATTAACCCACAAAGTCCATAAATGCAAGCCCTTTATTCAATCTATgctcataaaaaataaaaaaatattgaaacatagGCCATATAGTTTGTTTTGATCGTCGATGATATCATAGCACTTTAAAATACGGTTGAATACTGTTATAACATTCATAAGCATAATGTTTGGCTTAAGTTCAAAGTTTAAACTTCTCAAGACAAACCCACAATATGTTTACTGTGGTGATCCGGCGTTCAAAATACTGAGATGAGTTATTTACAGTCTCTTTGGTAATGGTTGCCTTCCGGGTTGTTCTCCCACGCGTCATCACCTACGTCCTTCATGACGTCGGCAGACAAATAGCACTGCTCCCAGCGAGGGAAGAAATCGAAGGACCTGCAAACGAACGACCTTTCTGTCGAGCATCTTTCCATACATTTCGTCAGTGTTGTATCGTTTAATGTAAGACGGTTGAAACCCCGGATAATGTGCTCGGGCACAATCTGATACGTAACACCGTATTCCGGACAACGGTCCAAGCATGCGCGTTGACGAGGGCTGAAACTGATCCCGGTCTTGCACTGACATTTCCCGTCCCTGCACTCGCTCCCCCTGGCCGAACATTCACCGCCATAGTCTGAACAAGGCGCGCCGATTCCACCTTGGAATAACGCCGAGTCTGGAATCTTCACTTCTACATTCGCTGTCCTGTTGACATCAAGAAGCTTGGACTGAAAGTTGTTAACGGCATCCTTAACATTATCCGTAATTTCCTTCATAACTGCATCATTTTTCTTGACCTTTGcatccatatttgttttcacggCATCAACCATCACCTTCACCGGTGTGTCTTTCAGCTTTTCACGCTCGAAGAAGCGCTGGAGTGCCAGTACCCGGCTCTCTAGACGGTCTATCATCGCGTCGATCTCGGCTTCAGTTTCATCAGTCTCTGCTGGGATGTTAACGCCTGCAGCATGCGATTTTAGCGCTGTGTCCAACTCGACGAGGCTGTCCGAA of Dreissena polymorpha isolate Duluth1 chromosome 15, UMN_Dpol_1.0, whole genome shotgun sequence contains these proteins:
- the LOC127860560 gene encoding uncharacterized protein LOC127860560, whose product is MACGRFGVVLIIALFPVVVQGHISDTKRINEMTSSLVKLENENYLISDSLVELDTALKSHAAGVNIPAETDETEAEIDAMIDRLESRVLALQRFFEREKLKDTPVKVMVDAVKTNMDAKVKKNDAVMKEITDNVKDAVNNFQSKLLDVNRTANVEVKIPDSALFQGGIGAPCSDYGGECSARGSECRDGKCQCKTGISFSPRQRACLDRCPEYGVTYQIVPEHIIRGFNRLTLNDTTLTKCMERCSTERSFVCRSFDFFPRWEQCYLSADVMKDVGDDAWENNPEGNHYQRDCK